The region AATGGCCCGCAGCGGCTCGACAGCGCGGTCCAGCGTCTCGGCGAAGAGGCTGCCGGTCCCCAAAATCACTTTCATCGGGTGCATCAGCGCAGCCGGCAGATCGGCCGGCAGACCTTCGGTCAGGAAATCGCGCACCATACCCACGCCGTTTTCCAGCATGGGAAAGCCCTCGTATTCTTCCTCACTGGGCAGCGGTTCGCCGGCCAGCAGATAGAACTCGTCGCTGGGAAACACGAAGCGGGTGCCCTTTTCCTCCAGGAAACGCCGGCGCCACACGTTCAGGCGCTGAATGGTATCGCGGGCTTCTGCTTCTTCACGGGTAAAGGTGCGCACCTCGGCCAGATTCTGGCGGTGTCCGGTCAGCCCGATCGGCACCACCGCCGCCGAGATCACGTTGGGCCGGCTCGCCAGATACTCGACCGTATGGTCCAGCTCCTCGCGGTCGTTGCGTTCGGGCAGTAGGACCACCTGGGTGTACAGGTCAATGTCGCTGAGGCGTTCCAGCATGCCCTTGATGTCCACCGAAGCCTCGTCTTTGACCTTCAGTTTCCACCAGTTCATCATGTCGTGGCGCAGTTCCTGGTTGGTGGTGTGCACCGAGACATACAGAGGCGAGAGGTTCTCGTTCAGAATGCGCTGCACGTCGGCTTCGGTGAGGTTGGTCAGGGTCACGAACGAGCCGAACAGGAAAGACAGCCGGTAATCGTCGTCCATGATGTAAAGGCTCTTGCGAAAGCCCTTGGGCATCTGGTGGACATAACAGAAATCACACTTGTTGGCGCACTTCTTGATGCCGTCGAACAGCACATCCTCGAATTCGATGCCGGGGTCTTCCCAGCTGACGCTAAAGCGCCACACCCGGTCAAACTCGGGCAGCGGGGGCTGGCCCACCGGCCGCCAGGTCTTGTCCCGGCCGATGCCGGGCATGCCGAAAGGTGCGGGCTGCAATTCGGCAGGGCGGCCCAGTTCCAGTTCCACGTCGCCTTCGGTGAGGATGCGGCGGTAAGCCAGCACGTCGGTCACGGCCTGGCCGTTCATGCGCAGCAGCATGTCGCCGGGGCGCACGCCAGCCGCTTCGGCCGCGCCGCCGGGTTCAACCGCCTTGATCCGGGCGGGGAAAATCTCAGTTTCCGGCAGGGAGAAAGTTATGTTCTGAGCCGTCATAGGTGGGGCTCCTTTCCGGTAAGGGAAGCCCCGAATGGCTTGAGGGAAACAGGCAGGCAGGAAAATAGAAAGCGGGGGAGCCAGGACGCCGGGGGGGATTCGAGGCCAGCCGGGAAAAGCCTTAGAGTGGCCTTGAAAGAAGCCCTGGCAGAAACGCTCCCGGGACCGGGCCGCTTTCGTACCGTCCACTTTCTTCGCCGCGCCGCTACCATCTCGGTTCTGGCAAGCCCATGGCCTGAGCAGGCCCGCCGGCCGCAGCGCGGCCATATAATCGGGAAATTATACCTTGCCGGGCTGATCCGGGGTGTGAGCCGGGTTGGAATGGAGGCCGGGAAAAGGCGGAATCAGTGCTCGTTCAAATGCTCGGTCAGTAGCAGGTCCAGGCCCCGCTCGGCCGTCTCGCGCAGGCTGAAGCTGGCAAGGCGTGTCAGGTCAGTCGGCTCTGGATTGATCTCAATGACTTTACCCCCGCCCAGCAGGGTATCCCGTGCCAGCCCGGCCGCCGGATAGACCACGGCGCTGGTGCCGATGATCAGGGCTATGTCGGCTTGCGCGAACGCTTGCTGGGCCGCTCGCAGGGCTTCTTCCGGCAGATATTCGCCGAACCAGACGACGTTTGGCCGCATCCGGTGCCCGGCCGGTGACAGCGGCGGCAAGCTCAGCTGGGCAGGGTCAGGCAGCGGGAAAACTTCGCCGGTCACCTCGTCGCGGGCCAAGGCCAGGTTGCCGTGCAGCTCGGCCAGCCGGCCGCCCCGAGTTCCGCTGCCGGCGCGGGCATGCAGCCCGTCCACATTCTGGGTCGCCAGAAAAAATCCAGCTCCTTTTTGCTGTTCCAGCCGTACCAGCAGGTGATGGGCCGGGTTGGGCTGCGCTGCCAGCACGTCGCGGTAGCGCCCGGCGTACCAGGCCCAGACCAGCTCGGGGTCGGCCGCGTAGGCTTCCGGGCTGGCAAGGTCCTCGGGCCGGAAACGGGCCCAGTGGCCGCTCTGGGCGTCACGGAACGTGGGAATGCCGCTGGCTGCACTCACCCCGGCACCGGTCAGAACGGCAACGCGGCGGGCGATTTGCAGAGCGGCGCGGGCAGAGCGGAGGTCCATGACTGCAGGGTAGACCAGACGGGCCCCTCTTCCGGCCGGGAACTAAGATCATTCCCGCCGCCAGGAAACGATACCCCCATTTTTCTTCATGGATTTGTGACGCAGTGATGATAATCTGAGGCACTTTGCAGCCACAGGAGGCAGTTATGAAGTTAGCTCACTCTTTGACTCTGGCCCTCGGGCTTGGGGTTTCGCTCTGGGGCGGCGCAGCGGCCCAGACGCTGATTGAAACCTCAGCCGCCGCCGGAATCTCCGGAACGCTGGACAGCATCGGCGGTCCCAGTCCCAGCATCGTGCCGCAGGTCCGAGACCGCCTGACACAGATCATGGCGCCGGCCAATCAAGCGGCCGCCGACCTGAACGGGCAGGCGCCAGCTGCCCCGGCCAGCGGTACACCAGCTGCCCAGGGCCCTGCGGCACCGGCTGCCCCCAACTTTCCTCCGCTGACCAGCGAGCAGCAGGGCAGGCTGCAGGCAGCCTATACGGCGCTGGGAAAAGGCAACGCTGCTCAGGCCACCCGCACTTTTGAGGCGGTGGTCTCGCAGAACTACCGGCACCCCGAGGCCCATTTCGGTCTGGCGCTGGCCCTGCTGGCCCAGGGCAGAACCGAAGCGGCCAAATTCGAGCTGGGCCAGCTGATCGCGCTGGCGCCTGAGCGTTTCGAGGGGCCCTATAACCTCGGCGTGCTGGCCGTACAGGAAAAGCGGTACCCACAGGCGCTGGACTTTTTCCGGCGGGCCGCTGAGCTGGCGCGCACCTCGGCCGGGCCAGACACCCAGCTGTACGTGCTGGAAGCTCTGGCCGCTGAGCAGACCCGCGCTGGAGATTACGCCGGGCTGCGCCAGACCCTGGGCGACATGGTGGCCCTGGCGCCAGGCGACGCCCGGCTACAACTGCGGCTGGCTCAGGTCCAGACCCTGACAGGCGAAGGCGTCGCCGCACTGCCCGGCACCTACGACGCTCTGGGCAACGCCGGCACCCGCACCGACGCCGCGCTGCTGCTGGCCGATATCTATGAGGCGCAGGGCCTCCCCGACCGTGGCCTGAGCGAAGTGGAAAGTGCCCTGGCCAGCGCCACCAGCAACAGCGAACGCGCCCGGCTGCTGCTGCGCCGGGGCCAGTTGCTGGAGCGGCAGGGTAATGTCAAGGCGGCCATCACTGCCGTACAGGACAGCTTGCACCTGAACAATCAGAACGCCCCAGCCTTTGCGTTGCTGGGCGACCTGCGCCGCCGCGCCGGCGATAAAGCCGGGGCCCTGCAAGCCTACCGCGAGGCCGCAGTGCTGCAACCGAAAAATGCCGGTTACCGCACCGAGCTGGCCGCGTTGCGGCTGGACCTGGGCCGCTACGCCGACGCCCGCCGTGACGTGGCCGTGGCCCTGAAGATGCCGGCTCTGACCCCCGAAACCCGCGCCCGCGCCGAACTGGTGCTGGGCCTGCTGGACTACCGCAGCGGCCGTTACGCCGACGCCAGCACCTCGCTGCGTTCCAGTGCAGCCGCCGTGCCTGCGGCCGACACCTCTTTGTGGCTAGGCCTGAGCGAGTACAAGCAGAAGAACTACAGCGCCGCCACTGAAGCGCTGAGCGAAAGCGTGCGCCTCAGCCCCACCCCGCTGGCCCGCCGTAATCTGGCCTCGGCCCTGCTGGCCAGCGGCCGCACCGCCGAAGCCGAGACGCTGCTGCTGGGCCTGGTCGCCGAAACCCCCAAAGACGCCGAAGCCTGGTATCTGCTGGGCCTGACCCGCCGCGCCGCCGGCAAAGCGGCCGAAGCCAAGGTGGCCTTCAAGACCGCCGCCGCGCTGGGCAGCACCGCTGCCAGAGGAGTACTAAAATGAGCCGACTGGAAGGACGTAACCGCCTCCCCGATATCCTGATTGGTCTGGTGGTCCTGGCCCTGCTGATCGGCTTTGCCACCCTGCTGTTCGGACAGCGCAAGGCCTCGACCGAAACGGCGCAGACCACCCAGGCCACTCAGGCCAAAACGCCGCCCGAGATTCCTGCTGCGCCCGGCACCCCGGCCAAGCCGGCCGAAGAAAGCAGCGCAGCCCAAACCAGCGCCGGCGATAAAGCGGCCGCCAGCGGCGCCGCTACCGAACAGCCGGCCGAAGAAGTGACCATCACCCCCACTCCGGCTGTCACGGCACCGGCGCCGACCACCACCCCGGCAGACGAAGAAGCACAGACGCCGGCCAGCACCACCAATGAAGCTTCGGCCAACGCCACCACCGACACCGATACTTCTGGTGCCTCCGACACTCCGCAAACGGCGACAACTCCGGACAGCAATGATGTAACTGATGCAGCGGCAAGCGTGGCACCCCGCAGCGGCGGCGCCGTGCCGGTCAGTGCCGACCGGGTGCCCACCCGCAGCGACTACCGCATCAGCCTGGGCGGTTTCAGCACACCCAAGACAGCTGTCAACCAGACCGCCAGCGTGGCGGCGCTGGGCTACACGGTCTACTCCATCAGCCTGGGGAACGAAGTGGTGGCCCAAGTCGGCCCCTTTGCCGACGCCGCCTCTGCGCAGCAGGCACTGGCCGATATTCAGCGTGCCTATCCCAGTGCGGCGCTGTTCGCTCCCCGGCCGGGAGCCGCTGCACCGAGCAAGCCGGCCAGCTCCAGCAACGACGGCAGCACCTCCCGCGCACCCGCCTCCAATGCGGCGGCCCAGCAGCAGGCGGCGCCCAAACCGGCCAATCCGCAGCCCGCAGCACGTACCGAGCCTAAACCCGCTCAGCAGCAGGCCGCACCCAAACCGGCCCAGCAGGCACCCGCTCGCCAGCAAGCGGCGCCCAAGCCGGCCAATTCACAGCCCGCAGCGCGTACCGAGCCCAAACCCGCTCAGCAGCAGGCCGCACCCAAACCGGCCCAGCAGGCACCCACTCGTCAGCAAGCGGCGCCCAAGCCGGCCAACCCGCAGCCCGCAGCGCGTACCGAGCCCAAACCCGCCCAGCAACAGGCCGCACCCAAACCGGCCCAGCAGGCACCCGCCCGCCAGCAAGCAGCGCCCAAACCGGCCAACCCGCAGCCCGCAGCGCGTGCCCAGCCCAAACCTGCTCAGCAGCAGGCCACACCCGCGCCCGCACAGCAGGCTTCTGCCGGCCCGGTCTATCTCCAGATCGGTGCTTTCGACGAACCTGACCGTGCCCAGCAACTGGTTAGCGACCTGCAAAATCAGGGCTTCAGCCCCAGTGTCAATGCCCCAGAAGGTGAGCGGGTGCGGGTCATCATCGGTCCCTTTGCCGCCAATGAGATTGCCAGTGCCGAAGCGCAGCTGGATGCCAACGGCTACGATCATTTCCGCCTGCGCTGAGTTCGTCTGACTTCCGGCCCAAACTTTCCGCCTGTTCTGCGGTCCGCTGGGGCCGCCTGACCATTCCGTAGCAAAGGCACTGACACCCATGACCATTCCCTCTGCTACGCTCAGCCGCTTGGTGACCTATCTGCGTCTGCTGGAAACGCTGGAGCTGGCCGGCACCCAGCAGGTCAGCTCCGGTGAGCTGGCGGCGCAGGCCCAGGTCACCGCTTTTCAGGTGCGGAAAGACTTGGCCCATGTCGGCCCAGTCGGCACCCGCGGCCGTGGCTACAGCGTGGCTCTCCTCAAGCGCAAAATCATCCGGGTGCTGGGGCTGGACCGGCCCTGGCAGATCATCATCGTCGGCATGGGGCGGCTGGGACAGGCCATTGCCCATTTTCCGATCGCGGCCGAATACAGCTTCGAGTACGTTGGGCTGTTCGACCCCGCTCCGCAACCGGCCGGTCAAATCGTGGGCGGATTGCCGGTCCGGCCGCTGGCGCAGCTTCCCGAATTCATGACACAGCAACATGTGGACATGGCTTTTTTATCCGTTCCAATAGAATCGGCCCAACAGACCGCCGAAACTCTTGTCCAGGCCGGCATCCGTAGCATTTTGAATTTTTCACCTGCCATCTTGGGAGCAGCTCAACCTGAAGATGATAAAGAAATTAGCAAGAGTGAAAAATGGCAAAATGTCACTGTCGAAAATGTCGATTTTCTGGCAGGTCTGCAGCGCCTGGCGTATTATACCCAGCAGTCCAGCCCGCCGGAAGCAGAGGAGATATGAAGAAAGCATTGGGCATGGCGGTAGGATTTTTCCTGCTCACTTCCTGTGGAAACAGTGGCAACCTGGGTTCAGATGTCTCAGTTGGTTTAGGCGCTTATGATGCTGGCGCGAACGCCACAGTGACCAAAACGATCACAGCGCCTTCCAAAGATGCCCCAGGCAAAGAGGAGTATGCCGAAGTCCCCGGTAAAGCGGCTGGATGAGGACCGCAGCGGCTTTACCCTGCACACGGGCCGGGGTATCCAGGTTCAGGCGGGCTGGGTGATCGTGGCCACCGGCTACGAGGCCGAGCAATTCCTGGTCCGGCGGCTGGCTCAGCTGAAAAATTCCTATGCGCTGGTTACCGAGCCGCTGCCGGAAGACGCGCCGCTGTGGCCGGACGGCTGCCTGATCTGGGAAACGGCGCGGCCTTACCTGTACGCCCGCACCACCCGGGAACGGCGCATCATCATCGGCGGCGAGGACGATGATTTCTATTCGCCGGCCCGCCGGGAGCGCCGCTTGAAAGCCAAAGCCGAGCGGCTGCACCGCAAACTGCGCCGGCTGCAACCCCAGCTGGACACCGAAATCGGCTACAGCTGGGCCGGTACCTTCGGTGAGACCAAGGACGGCCTGGCCTATATCGGCCCCAAGCCAGGGCAGGAGCGATTGCTCTTCGCTCTGGGCTACGGCGGCAACGGCATTACCTACAGTGTGCAGGCCGCGCGGCTGCTGACCGCTCAGATTCTGGGCCCCAGCGCCCAGGACCGCGCTGACCTGGACATCTTCCGGCTGAACCGCTAGCCAGCAAGGCCGGTCGCGGCACCGCCTTCAGGGGGCTCGTAGGCACACCCATACCACTGAACTCAGGCCTGCGGCTGCTCCAGTTCGGACAGCTGTGCCTGAACCTCTTGCTGGGCAAAGCGGTCCTCAGCTTCCTCAAAAAAAGCCAGCGCACGGGTGAAATGCTCGTGGGCAGCGTAGGTATTGTCCAGCTGCAGCGCCAACTCGCCCAGGGACCGCTCGGCGTGGCCAGCCACTTCGGGGTCTTCTGCGCCCTCAGCCTGCCGCAAGCTGCGTTCCAGCCAGTCCCGCGCCTCGTTCCCTTCACCCAGCTGCAGGTAACAGAGGCCAGTTTCCAGCGCATTGACCGCCTGTTGATGCTCGTCGGCTTCCAGGCCTTCCAGCAGCGTCCGTTCCTGGGCCAGCAGGTCCAGACCGGTACGGTATTCGCCGGCAAGCCGCTCGGTGCGGGCCAGCTGGTGCAGCGCAATAGGTTCCCAGGCCTCACCGCGGTGCAACTCGCGCAGGCGGGTGAACACTTCCCGCGCCTCACCCACGCGCCCGGTATGCGCTTGCAGGTAGCCCAGCGCCATCTGCCCAGCCCGTGACACCAGCAGCTCCTCGTCACTCCGCAGCATCTTCTCGGCGTCTGCATAACGGCCTTCATCTATCGCCAGCCAAACGTCTTGCAACATGACTGAGTGTACGGCAAGCTGCCAGGCCACACGATGGCACAAGCCCAGCAGCGAAACGGCCCTTTCCTCTGGTTATCTCAGGGAAAGGACCGCTTCGCTGCTTTTCAAAGCCTCAGCCGGTCAGGGCCAGGCCAGAGCTTACTTGCTGTTGCTCTTGCCCAGGTCAGGCACAATCACGCTGTTCAGCGCATAGGCCTGGCTGGAGCCGGCAGTAATGGCGCTGCCGCTCACCTTCACGCTGGCCGGTAAGGTTTCGCCGTAGACATTCACCAACGCGCCCTGGCCGGGGGTCTGCTTGCCGGGAATCACGTGGTAGCCCAGCACGTAGCCAAGCGCATCGGGATCGGCCTTGAGGGTGGCCAGCACCGAGGGGTCCAGCGCTGCAAAAGCGTCGTCGGTCGGAACCAGCAGGGTGTAGCTGTCGTCCAGCAGGGTCTGTTCCAGGCCGGCCTGTTCAACCAGGCTCAGGAAAGTGCTGAAACGGCCATCGGCTTCCAGGGCCGAGAGGATGTCGCTCTGGTCGTCCTGTTCATCAGCCGTGGTGGTGCTCGCAGCAGCCGAAGTGGCGCCGGTCGCGGTGGTCGCGCCCATAGTGGAGCCGGTGCTCATAGTGGCGCCAGCGCCCATGCTGGAAGTGCCAGTGCTCATGCTGGAAGCGGTGCCGGTATCAGAAGTATCCATATCCGAAGCAGCGTCAGTAAAGAAGCTGTCATCCTGTTCCAGATCACCGGTGCTGCTCGTATCGTCACTGTTCAGGCTGGTGTCATCGGTAGCAGCGGAGCTGGCGCTGCCGTTACCCAGGGTGCTGTTGTTCAGACCGGTTCCCATAGCACCGGTCATGTTCGCACCTGCCGCAGCGGTGCCACTGGCAGCCGTGCTGGTCTGATCCCACACTGCATTAGGCAGCAGAGCCCGCAGGCTATTGGAAATGGTCAGGCCGCGCAGAGCAGGCAGCTGTACTGGACCAGTGGCATTCTGCAGGCCACGGCTTTCCAGAATACGGCGCACCGCCTGCGCACTTTCGGGCAGCCGGCTGTTGCTGGTCACTGCCGTGGCGGTCCCAGAGGTCGAGGTCACACTGGACATTCCAGGGGTGGTGCTGCTGGTGCCATCCAAGTTGCTCGTGTTGCCAGTGGAGGTGCCAGTCATGCCGGTGCCGGTCATGCCAGTGCTGGTCATGCCAGTGCTGGTCATATTCGTGCCGTTCTGATCAGCCGTCTGGCCGGAAGCCGAGAAAGAGGACTGTGCCGAGGCGGAACCCAGCAGAACGGTGGACAGCAGCAGAGCGGTAGAAATGCGTTGTTTCATGAACAGACCTCGGAAAAAGGCGAAGGGGAATGGCCGGGTTCTGTGCCTCAAAGCAAATAGCCTTTTACAAAGCCGGCTGGCGGGCTACAGAACAGAGACGCATTCAAGGTGACACTCTCAAACATGAGGAACATTTCATTCTGGTGGGGCCACTGGCAATAATCCCTTAGATGTGTTTGGTGAGTCCTTAAGTCAGCAGGGCATCAGACTGGCAAACTGCGTACTGCACTGAATTGCTTCCCTGAGAACCGGACAGTCGGCTTCTCATCCAGCCTCTGAGTGGCTGGAGCTTTCCTCCTCAGGACCGCACCAAAGTAGAAGATAAATCTGCGCTTCCTATGTCCTGTTGGCCCACTCGCGGCCAACCCAGACGGAGGTGGGCCCAGGCCTCAGCAACCCAAACAAAAGCAAGGGCCTCCTGCACCGAAAAAATGCAGAAGGCCCTCTTGTGGTCGAGGCGAGAGGATTCGAACCTCCGACCCCTTCGTCCCGAACGAAGTGCGCTACCAGGCTGCGCTACGCCTCGAAACCGGCCATTAGTGTATGCCCCAGAGCCGGAACGGTCAAGGGCTGCCTCCGAACATTTCTTGCAGCCGGTTCAGGAGCGGCCCCAGCCACCACCATTCTTCCCCCCACCACACCTCCAGTTGCTGCGGCGCAGCGCCGGCTCGGGTTCGGGCAACTCGTCTTTAACCTCTTCCAGCAGCCGGCGAATCACGTCGCTGGGATAGCCACGGCGGGTCAGCCAGGCGTAGGCGCTGGCGCGGGGGTTCTTCTTGCGAGCAAAGCCGGCCAGACGCCGCTGCAACTGCTCGCGGGCGTCGTCTTCCTCTGCATCCGGGTCGCGTTCCTGCAGGGTTTCCTGAATCAGGTCGTCGTCCAGCCCGCGCTGCTTGAGCTTTTGCCGCACCCGGTACTGACCTACGCCCCGGCGGCGCGCCTCGGCCTCGGCCACCACCTCGTCGCTCTGGTAGCCCAGTTCCTGCACGCGGGCCAATACTTCGGCCACCAGTTCGGGATCGTCGCTGCGGCGCTCCAGGCGCTCCCGCAGTTCGGCTTCACTCAGCGCGCGGCGCGACAAGGCCTGAAAAGCGTAGGCCAGCAGCCGGTCGCGGGGCGACTGCAATTCGGCAGCAGCGGGGCGCTTGTTCATAACAACCAGTCTGCCGCTTGCTGCGCGGGGCTGCAAGCGCTATGCTGTGCCGGTTGCCTATCCAGTGGGTGGGCAGCGGGCTCGTAGCCGCCAGACAGGCCGGCCGGGCCCCGCGCTTAGGCTGCAGGTTTGACCTATGCAAAGTTTTACTGCACACGGTCTCGCTGCACATAGCGCCGAGCGCTCGCGTTTCCCTGCCCTGGACGGCCGGGAGACCGCCCCGCAACAGCCGGGAGAAAGAGAGAACACCATGGCATTACGTCACCCCTCCGCCCAGAAACGTCACCGTCAGAGCCTCAAGCGCCGTCTGCGCAACCGCTCCAAGAAGAGCACCATCAAGACCTTCAGCAAGAAAGCCGTCGCCGCTGCCCAGGAAGGCGGAAACGTGGCCGAAATGCAGCAGAAGGCCGAGAGCCTGATCGACAAGGCCGCCAAGGGTTCGACCCTGCACAAGAACGCCGCGGCCCGCAGAAAGAGCCGTCTGGCCAAGGCCATCAACAAGGCCAAGGCTGCCGCCGAAACCCAGGCCTGAGCCGCTGGGGGCTTCTTCCCCCACGCTCTACGGAACCGGCCCTGTGCCGGCCGCTCCCCCGCCCCGCGCGGGGGATTTTTTTGGCCCGCTGCCGCCGCTCACGTTTCAGCTTCCCTCTGCTACCCTGGGGGCATGAGTGTCCATTTGAGCGCCGAAAAAGGCCAGATTGCCGAAACCGTCCTGCTGCCAGGCGACCCCCTGCGGGCACAGTTCATCGCCGAGACGTTCCTGGACAACCCGGTGCAGCACAACACCGTGCGCGGCATGCTGGGCTTTACCGGCACCTACAAGGGCCGGCCCGTCAGCGTGCAGGGCACCGGCATGGGGATTCCCAGCGCCATGATCTACATCAACGAGCTGATTGAGTTCTACGGCTGCAAGAAGCTGATCCGGGTGGGCAGCTGCGGCAGCTATCAGGAACAGGTTCACATCCGTGACCTGGTGCTGGCTCAGGCTGCCTGCACCGATTCCAACATCAACAACCTGCGTTTCGGCACGGCCAGCTTCGCCCCGATTGCCGATTTCAGCCTGCTGCTGCGTGCCTACCAGATTGCCACCGAGCGCGGCTACACCACGCACGTGGGCAACATTCTCAGCAGTGATACCTTCTACACCGACGATCCCAAGGAATACGAGCGTTGGGCCCGTTTCGGCGTGCTGGCGGTAGAAATGGAAGCGGCCGGCCTCTATACCCTGGCCGCCAAGTACGGCGTCAAGGCCCTGGGCATCATGACGGTCAGCGACCACCTGATTTCCAAGGAAGAAACCACTGCCGAGGAACGCCAACTGACCTTCAACCAGATGATCGAAGTGGCGCTGGACGCCGCGCTGGACGTGGATTAACCCTCGGCAAAAAAAGAAGCGGGCCACACCGGGCCCGTTTTTTATGGATTGTCCAGTTTATGGGCTACTCAGTAGCCAGTGCTGGGCAGCTTCGAGACCAGTGAACAGGCCGAAGGTACGGCCCCGATTCGTTTCGGCCATGAACTCTCGGAAGCGTTCGCCGGGCGCAACGTCAGGCAGTACAGCAGCCACCCGCAGCTGGTAATTGCTGAACTTCTGGAGCAGCTCGCCGGCCAGGCCACTGCTCAGATCAAAAAAAGCGGGCGGCAACAGCGCTCCGTCCAGCAAGAACAAGTCGCAGCCGTGCTCCCAGCTGAAGCCGACCAGTTCCAGCGCAGCCTCCCCCGAAGCGAGTTCTCCGGGTTGGCCGGTCACACTCAGATAAAGCCCGGCCGGGTGCTGAACAGGAGCCGCCTGCACAGCTTCAGGCCTGCCGGCGCAGACGAGCGATGTAAAAGCCGTCCAAGCCGTCCAGCGGCAAGGTCAGGGCGCCGATGGCCGCCGGCTGGGTGGGCACGCCCAGCTCGGGCAGGGGCTCAGCGCTGAAGTCGGGGTGGGCCTCCAGAAAAGCCTGCACCCGCTCGGTGCCTTCCTGGGGAAAGACCGAGCAGACCGAGTACACCAGCACACCACCGCGTTCGACCAGAGCGGCGGCGTTGTCCAGCAACTGCCGCTGCACCTCGGCCATTTCCTCTACGGCGGCTGGTGTCAGGCGGGTTTTGATTTCCGGGTGAGCCCGCAGGGTGCCGCTCCCACTGCAGGGGGCGTCCAGCAGCACCAACGGCGCCGGGGGCTCGTCCAGCGGGCGGGTCAGGTCATGGGTAACCAGCCGGGCGCGGGTGCCCAGGCGTTTCAGGTTGCTGCGGGCCGCCGCGTGTTTGTGCTCCTGCAGCTCCACGCTGGTCACATTGGCGCCGGCCAGCGCCAGCAGCGCCGCCTTGATTCCGGCGCCGCCGGCCAGGTCGTACACTTTCTGGCCTCGCACGTCGCCCAGCGCCGTGACCACCGCCGCGCTGGCAGGATTGACCGGCTGGGCCTGACCGGCCTGATAGGCAGCCGTCTGACGCAGCGGCCGGTCCAGCGCCACCTGATCTACTCCACCCACCGTGCGCTCAATCAGGCTGCCTTCCGTTTCCAGCAGGTCCGGACCCTGCTCGCCCAGTCGCAGCCATAGGGGCTGCGGTTCCAGCAGGCTGTCCATCACGGCCTCGGCCTGCTCGCCGTACACCCGGCGCAGCTCGCCGGCCAGCCACCCAGGCAGGGCGTAGCGGGCTTCGGGGCTCTGGTCGTCTTCGGGCGGAGCCTGTACCCGGCGCAGCACCGCATTGACCAGTCCAGGCGGGGCAAAGCGGGTTTCGCGGGCCAGGGTCACGTACTCGTTGACCACAGCGTGTTCAGCCGTGCCCAGATACAGTTTCTCGAAGGCGCCGGCCAGCAGTAGCGCCCGGGCTTTGGGGGCCGTTTTGCCGCGCAGCAGCGGCGAGAGTGAAAGCTCTAGGGCAGGCAGATACCGCAGGGTGCCATACACCACATGGGTCGCCAGCCCCGCGTCACGCGCCGGCAGTCGGGCCGATGATAGGGCCACGTCCAGCGCCGGCGCCGCGTAATTCTCGCCGTTCAGCACCCGGTGCAGCACCCGTACCGCCACAGCGCGGCCGGGGTTGGCCGCGGCGGCCGCTGGGCTCACGCGCCGGCTCCCGCTTCAGGCTGCGGCTGCACGTTGTTGGGGAAGGGCGGGCGGGCGATCAGGGTGTAGATCAGCAGCAACAGCAGCAGCGCCTCACCAAAGTAGTAGGGGGCACCCCAGGCCACTTTTTGATACAGCGCCGTGCCGATCAAGGGGCCCGACATACGGCCCAGCGCCAGCGCACTGGAGTTGAGA is a window of Deinococcus sp. Marseille-Q6407 DNA encoding:
- a CDS encoding DUF512 domain-containing protein — translated: MTAQNITFSLPETEIFPARIKAVEPGGAAEAAGVRPGDMLLRMNGQAVTDVLAYRRILTEGDVELELGRPAELQPAPFGMPGIGRDKTWRPVGQPPLPEFDRVWRFSVSWEDPGIEFEDVLFDGIKKCANKCDFCYVHQMPKGFRKSLYIMDDDYRLSFLFGSFVTLTNLTEADVQRILNENLSPLYVSVHTTNQELRHDMMNWWKLKVKDEASVDIKGMLERLSDIDLYTQVVLLPERNDREELDHTVEYLASRPNVISAAVVPIGLTGHRQNLAEVRTFTREEAEARDTIQRLNVWRRRFLEEKGTRFVFPSDEFYLLAGEPLPSEEEYEGFPMLENGVGMVRDFLTEGLPADLPAALMHPMKVILGTGSLFAETLDRAVEPLRAIGGLDLEVRAIRNITFGEVTSVAGLLTGRCFRHGVTPGEADLLVVPPTTLRYGTELMLDDLSLTELRADLKMDVRPGGSTLGELARVILEGAQSSGLQWGMSAHAVKEDRGHA
- a CDS encoding Sir2 family NAD-dependent protein deacetylase codes for the protein MDLRSARAALQIARRVAVLTGAGVSAASGIPTFRDAQSGHWARFRPEDLASPEAYAADPELVWAWYAGRYRDVLAAQPNPAHHLLVRLEQQKGAGFFLATQNVDGLHARAGSGTRGGRLAELHGNLALARDEVTGEVFPLPDPAQLSLPPLSPAGHRMRPNVVWFGEYLPEEALRAAQQAFAQADIALIIGTSAVVYPAAGLARDTLLGGGKVIEINPEPTDLTRLASFSLRETAERGLDLLLTEHLNEH
- a CDS encoding tetratricopeptide repeat protein, which produces MKLAHSLTLALGLGVSLWGGAAAQTLIETSAAAGISGTLDSIGGPSPSIVPQVRDRLTQIMAPANQAAADLNGQAPAAPASGTPAAQGPAAPAAPNFPPLTSEQQGRLQAAYTALGKGNAAQATRTFEAVVSQNYRHPEAHFGLALALLAQGRTEAAKFELGQLIALAPERFEGPYNLGVLAVQEKRYPQALDFFRRAAELARTSAGPDTQLYVLEALAAEQTRAGDYAGLRQTLGDMVALAPGDARLQLRLAQVQTLTGEGVAALPGTYDALGNAGTRTDAALLLADIYEAQGLPDRGLSEVESALASATSNSERARLLLRRGQLLERQGNVKAAITAVQDSLHLNNQNAPAFALLGDLRRRAGDKAGALQAYREAAVLQPKNAGYRTELAALRLDLGRYADARRDVAVALKMPALTPETRARAELVLGLLDYRSGRYADASTSLRSSAAAVPAADTSLWLGLSEYKQKNYSAATEALSESVRLSPTPLARRNLASALLASGRTAEAETLLLGLVAETPKDAEAWYLLGLTRRAAGKAAEAKVAFKTAAALGSTAARGVLK
- a CDS encoding SPOR domain-containing protein — its product is MSRLEGRNRLPDILIGLVVLALLIGFATLLFGQRKASTETAQTTQATQAKTPPEIPAAPGTPAKPAEESSAAQTSAGDKAAASGAATEQPAEEVTITPTPAVTAPAPTTTPADEEAQTPASTTNEASANATTDTDTSGASDTPQTATTPDSNDVTDAAASVAPRSGGAVPVSADRVPTRSDYRISLGGFSTPKTAVNQTASVAALGYTVYSISLGNEVVAQVGPFADAASAQQALADIQRAYPSAALFAPRPGAAAPSKPASSSNDGSTSRAPASNAAAQQQAAPKPANPQPAARTEPKPAQQQAAPKPAQQAPARQQAAPKPANSQPAARTEPKPAQQQAAPKPAQQAPTRQQAAPKPANPQPAARTEPKPAQQQAAPKPAQQAPARQQAAPKPANPQPAARAQPKPAQQQATPAPAQQASAGPVYLQIGAFDEPDRAQQLVSDLQNQGFSPSVNAPEGERVRVIIGPFAANEIASAEAQLDANGYDHFRLR
- a CDS encoding redox-sensing transcriptional repressor Rex, encoding MTIPSATLSRLVTYLRLLETLELAGTQQVSSGELAAQAQVTAFQVRKDLAHVGPVGTRGRGYSVALLKRKIIRVLGLDRPWQIIIVGMGRLGQAIAHFPIAAEYSFEYVGLFDPAPQPAGQIVGGLPVRPLAQLPEFMTQQHVDMAFLSVPIESAQQTAETLVQAGIRSILNFSPAILGAAQPEDDKEISKSEKWQNVTVENVDFLAGLQRLAYYTQQSSPPEAEEI
- a CDS encoding NAD(P)/FAD-dependent oxidoreductase, with protein sequence MPKSPVKRLDEDRSGFTLHTGRGIQVQAGWVIVATGYEAEQFLVRRLAQLKNSYALVTEPLPEDAPLWPDGCLIWETARPYLYARTTRERRIIIGGEDDDFYSPARRERRLKAKAERLHRKLRRLQPQLDTEIGYSWAGTFGETKDGLAYIGPKPGQERLLFALGYGGNGITYSVQAARLLTAQILGPSAQDRADLDIFRLNR